The Acropora muricata isolate sample 2 chromosome 5, ASM3666990v1, whole genome shotgun sequence genome includes a window with the following:
- the LOC136916560 gene encoding uncharacterized protein, with translation MKPSKKKSWKVPKKKSPEAGPNDDDSKDVAREEKGPPNELTDVDKLYLASVETGQDSGFNALYYFLNITSIKALKEYNPTGNNNYAKFLEPIDINTLKYKICDKDFDFEKLAQKFKHRNVTETCSKKGIPVIKREDLKEVKPITIGVRYYDAVCQAQWTRPDGIKEKVCLRYEYDFIGNFLLEAEMSTLLHHPNILPLHGVIISSSFSPSVALVVEFAEYGNLHESSVHRSVERLCRFTIQTASALEHLEKKNVIHPSVNSFTCLVVSKDQVKLSGLGVCRFRSELDGKLSQSDELKNVVYQFAKLFSTYFGRYEELTPDTIIAKNINKLKFHGSYGPLCPPHFCEVFDRCLSKNPDARPSFKDIRQSLVAQNYALKVKVINSFSAESAEFLNCKADELITLIAKDCHRKDKTAWLGETEDRIIGFFKSENVQEQFNYESLDGSFVPAEIRGRGPRAERAFQKAMQSGKVKVYRGRIMLLGQDRAGKTSLKKSLLGLPFDPNQESTIGVEVDPSKCEVDVDHVKNWMPSEPKKREMSEFEEELARFIARDLTQSEADHNDSIATNPKVQEVKTADQQEETEVQEGPELWPNVDEPATDTEEKSDILEDRPKETYEEKLVDKDQVNNQLQLNINSTTLPNDVTDLVVRYLQSLRLEEDIKAKEVMLTLWDFAGQHLYYASHSVFLSGRAVYILVYNLNKNLTATAEPCVRQGIHDILLDNPNNETNLDNLLSWLVSVHNIRSDANKGLENQGTRLSYLRPPVIIVGTHSDQPFEEVKITEKHIKKNISDKAYVEHIMKPFFAVDNRKENDEGVQKLRQKIMEVLNGEPYMGEEVPLRWFNFERAVDALVAKKTYFMDLDQLVSVIRQVCHIDDKEEMTTMLNFYHDLGVIVKHGRTVVLQAQWLIDLFKQLITVRPFDEANSLYLKCWKELEVSGILKTALVDHVFSEFIQKGLFKQDILDMMELYGLIAKFSVATNENGAEQKYFVPTQLRSSPSGLCEIKPSECDPCPLIVHFLDGFVPHGLFPQLVSKFIHWCSENGLKETPQLFNNGARLFIGKQIAFDLILICGKRLIKVMLKRRNMSSSKSSLKIATNKMAIEVRNFIEKTLVGFSHELCWLSNLRYELSVVCTHCLQSKGALDSSMSCCQDDCLHLLRVFRGKELICRNNFSDKMVKVPGWEMWFEVLPSQTEEPEMDNSEPVESSDISRTLSGVDESFSFKTGIPSRDDVLLIAHELGSSWKMVGRLLNVSDAVIDQIEADESKTFERCYSVLTRWKEMCGSDATYQQLARALQDPLVEKSHLADKFCGLQFCKDKAVTKDC, from the exons ATGAAGCCTTCTAAAAAAAAGTCATGGAAGGtaccaaaaaagaagtcacctGAGGCCGGACCTAATGATGATGATTCTAAGGATGTTGCCAGGGAAGAAAAG GGTCCACCGAATGAGTTGACTGATGTGGACAAATTGTACCTTGCATCAGTAGAAACAGGCCAAGACTCTGGATTTAATGCTTTATACTACTTTCTTAACATCACCAGTATTAAAGCTTTGAAGGAGTACAATCCCACTGGAAacaataattatgcaaaatttcTTGAGCCCATTGATATTAATACCCTGAAATACAAAATCTGTGACAAGGATTTTGATTTCGAGAAACTTGCACAG AAATTTAAGCACAGAAATGTTACTGAGACTTGCTCAAAGAAAGGAATACCAGTAATCAAGAGGGAAGATTTGAAGGAGGTGAAGCCCATAACAATTGGTGTTCGATATTATGATGCTGTGTGTCAAGCTCAGTGGACCAGACCTGATGGAATAAAG gaAAAAGTTTGTCTTCGATATGAATATGATTTTATAGGTAACTTTTTACTTGAAGCAGAAATGTCAACTTTATTACATCACCCCAACATCCTTCCTCTTCATGGTGTGATCATTTCAAGTTCATTTTCTCCATCAGTGGCTCTG GTTGTGGAGTTTGCAGAGTACGGTAACCTCCATGAATCCAGTGTGCACCGTTCAGTGGAGCGACTTTGTAGATTCACAATCCAAACTGCCTCTGCACTGGAGCATCTGGAGAAGAAGAACGTCATTCACCCTTCAGTCAATTCATTCACTTGTTTGGTTGTTTCTAAAGATCAG GTGAAGCTTTCTGGCCTTGGAGTTTGCCGCTTCAGAAGTGAATTGGATGG AAAGCTTTCACAAAGTGATGAGCTAAAGAATGTGGTTTATCAGTTTGCCAAGCTTTTTTCAACATACTTTGGTCGCTACGAAGAGTTGACTCCAGATACTATCATTGCGAAAAACATCAATAAGCTCAAG TTTCATGGCTCCTATGGACCCCTTTGTCCTCCTCATTTTTGTGAAGTATTTGACCGCTGTTTGTCAAAGAATCCAGATGCAAGACCTTCCTTTAAAGACATAAGGCAATCACTTGTTGCGCAG AATTATGCATTGAAAGTGAAAGTTATAAACAGTTTTAGCGCTGAGTCTGCCGAGTTCTTAAATTGTAAGGCTGATGAATTGATCACGCTTATAGCTAAGGATTGTCACAG GAAAGACAAAACTGCTTGGCTGGGGGAAACGGAGGACCGAATAATTGGATTTTTCAAGAGCGAAAACGTTCAAGAACAGTTTAATTATGAGAGTTTGGATG GGTCATTTGTGCCAGCGGAAATTAGAGGCCGGGGCCCTAGGGCCGAGCGTGCTTTTCAGAAGGCCATGCAATCTGGCAAAGTGAAAGTTTATCGCGGGCGCATTATGCTGCTTGGACAAGACCGTGCGGGCAAAACGAGCCTGAAGAAATCTCTCCTCGGTTTGCCCTTTGACCCAAATCAAGAGAGTACTATTGGAGTTGAAGTAGACCCGTCGAAATGTGAAGTTGACGTGGATCATGTCAAGAATTGGATGCCGAGTGAACCAAAGAAGCGCGAGATGTCCGAGTTCGAAGAAGAACTCGCAAGGTTTATCGCCAGGGATTTGACCCAATCAGAAGCTGACCACAACGATTCTATCGCTACTAATCCTAAAGTACAGGAAGTGAAG ACAGCTGATCAGCAAGAGGAAACGGAAGTCCAAGAGGGGCCAGAGTTATGGCCAAACGTAGATGAACCAGCGACCGATACGGAAGAGAAAAGCGATATTTTAGAAGATAGGCCGAAAGAAACCTATGAAGAAAAGCTAGTTGATAAAGACCAAGTAAACAACCAGCTTCAGTTAAATATCAATTCAACGACTTTACCAAACGATGTCACTGACCTGGTTGTACGTTACTTACAAAGCCTCCGATTGGAAGAGGACATCAAAGCCAAAGAAGTAATGTTAACTTTGTGGGATTTTGCAGGCCAGCATCTTTATTATGCTTCGCATTCCGTGTTTTTGTCTGGGCGAGCAGTTTACATCTTGGTGTATAATCTCAATAAGAACTTAACGGCAACGGCAGAGCCTTGTGTTAGACAAGGCATCCATGACATCTTGCTGGATAATCCAAACAATGAAACCAATTTGGATAACTTGTTATCATGGCTAGTTTCAGTGCACAACATCCGATCTGATGCCAACAAAGGCCTTGAAAATCAAGGAACGAGGCTGTCCTATCTACGGCCACCAGTGATTATCGTTGGAACACATTCAGATCAGCCTTTCGAAGAAGTGAAGATCACGGAAAAGCACATCAAAAAGAATATTTCAGACAAGGCGTATGTGGAACACATTATGAAGCCATTTTTCGCTGTCGATAACAGGAAAGAAAACGACGAAGGTGTGCAGAAGCTGCGTCAGAAAATCATGGAAGTATTGAACGGTGAACCATACATGGGTGAAGAAGTACCACTGAG GTGGTTCAATTTTGAAAGAGCTGTTGATGCTCTTGTGGCGAAGAAGACATACTTCATGGATCTCGATCAACTTGTCTCTGTCATTCGACAAGTTTGCCATATCGATGACAAGGAAGAAATGACGACTATGCTGAATTTCTATCATGATCTCGGCGTGATTGTAAAGCATGGCCGTACTGTGGTGCTGCAGGCCCAGTGGCTGATCGATCTGTTCAAGCAACTTATAACGGTGCGACCCTTTGACGAGGCT AATTCTTTGTACTTGAAGTGTTGGAAAGAACTGGAAGTAAGCGGAATTTTGAAAACAGCTCTTGTCGACCATGTGTTTTCTGAGTTCATCCAGAAAGGCCTTTTCAAGCAAGATATTCTGGATATGATGGAGCTATATGGATTGATCGCCAAATTTTCAGTTGCCACTAATGAAAATGGAgcagaacaaaaatattttgttcCGACGCAGCTGAGATCATCCCCATCTGGCCTGTGCGAGATCAAGCCGTCTGAATGTGATCCGTGTCCACTGATTGTGCATTTTCTGGATGGTTTTGTACCGCATGGGCTCTTCCCTCAACTTGTTTCGAAGTTCATTCATTGGTGTTCCGAAAATGGGCTCAAAGAAACTccacagcttttcaacaatggGGCCAGGCTTTTCATCGGAAAACAGATCGCATTTGATCTTATCCTGATTTGCGGAAAGAGGTTAATCAAAGTCAtgttaaaaagaaggaatatgTCTTCATCCAAGTCGTCATTGAAGATTGCCACAAACAAAATGGCTATCGAAGTTCGCAACTTTATCGAGAAAACCTTAGTTGGCTTTTCACATGAGCTTTGTTGGTTAAGCAATCTTCGGTACGAGCTGAGTGTGGTATGCACCCATTGCCTGCAAAGCAAGGGTGCCCTTGACAGTTCGATGAGTTGTTGCCAAGACGATTGCTTGCACCTTCTCAGAGTTTTTCGTGGTAAAGAGCTGATTTGCCGGAATAATTTCTCCGATAAAATGGTCAAGGTTCCTGGATGGGAGATGTGGTTCGAAGTCCTTCCTTCCCAG ACCGAGGAACCAGAAATGGATAATTCAGAGCCAGTCGAATCGAGCGACATTTCACGTACACTGTCAG GTGTAGATGAAAGTTTCTCGTTCAAGACTGGTATTCCTTCACGCGATGATGTTCTTCTCATTGCGCATGAGCTTGGTTCTTCGTGGAAGATGGTTGGACGACTGCTGAACGTCTCGGATGCTGTGATTGATCAGATTGAAGCAGACGAGTCCAAAACCTTTGAGAGATGCTACA GTGTTCTAACACGTTGGAAAGAGATGTGCGGATCTGATGCAACATATCAACAGTTGGCACGCGCATTGCAGGATCCCCTGGTTGAGAAATCACATTTGGCTGACAAATTCTGCGGTCTTCAATTTTGTAAGGATAAAGCAGTGACTAAGGATTGTTAA
- the LOC136916561 gene encoding uncharacterized protein: MESKKQAAKFCGNILVRKARRRSFLAKSLFESVFGVLTEASFEYYQSSAQWTQDKKPQFSISLVNVLSVEEVDDGAFGHALCFQITYHSRTKKDNSNMRTLYLSAYEVEEFESWLSSLRLACRDNPVSLAQYHSGRYTGKSWTCCKGAMFRDSPGCKSCTIYGIPDIKRQKLSPAITFSGFGVVALESHYSDMPGNLPFSKDAHLTVSDASGVVEWKAFSTTSTSEYGYLPRELVALNSLEEEPWFFGEIPTAITKAILREQVPGCFILRTSGLGARTILSFRTEKTVKHVEVVLDETTHKYRVKDESDSVCYANFLQFDSIQQLLDQCKQHATLGIFLEKYPTLKNSDEIWKVDWAEIEAREERDSDLPWIVLNGKFHNKEASIHILPEGSSDILKEKFSNQSRLMMTLNHENIVRLHGVGLKGPRNFIVHENLCNGDLLEYLRSNASLLSSQHSELRNILNHVINGMVYLHENSVEHGELVPQNCLVGEREQIKISGFHCARSPWCKQPLSDEGYKNKVPIPAPELSESWLWSDVWAFGLFTFTVVTLGEQPIASLHEVSSFTQSNEAMDDLGRLVEKIKFCLQKDPNARPTFQELRDQVSNASSTQSCSSHSLEDALHVQLIPEETVTVPLNKPSMNGDEEPEVFFFEDENAVTYWDSGETLTSQSREDLRQRLKHAELAALKANALQKRAEAAKDCILRQVQEAEAKCLREVEMITKSFLKRLTEANDRAAEAEQARYLAEEVKRLTEEKYTLYKYESEKNMHDLKAMFDDALLERDELMAALKAVGKDFDSGEMASPKRRDSIRHLEGKYQRYISTSDRTIQSLKTQLSGVVKHRDQLASDREAIRNEMRDTREALEQAVKEKEEFQFRLEEAQFETERLEEMISTMTQKRQQAERERDELQMLTDMSLMKLRQAESVQPKKRASVVSMPPRMNERAKETQREPSLRRLSQHLLHMITPSGVEKSLNSGEIEMNVVLEDSILEDQISSQRMEKFDLEEPHKEPEQTTSGEEVVMPVLEKSKAELQQRNLEEAIDLSSRHDHIHETKVPEQELKENHGKSQKSASKKTSLEYSDIHEKHIVRISADQSKEGSQAFLIPTLHIEEADNERETTDHTHIPGIEISQVDGDEAFKPLEEGETYPYDYHQTESPMFIIEGEDGNERILYSIDDISELFEGIPQTTL, encoded by the exons ATGGAATCCAAGAAACAGGCGGCGAAGTTCTGCGGCAATATTTTAGTGAGAAAGGCGAGAAGAAGGAGTTTTCTTGCCAAGTCTCTGTTTGAAAGTGTCTTTGGAGTCCTAACAGAGGCGTCTTTTGAGTATTACCAAAGTTCGGCGCAATGG ACACAAGATAAGAAGCCGCAGTTCTCCATCAGCCTCGTGAACGTCCTATCAGTTGAGGAAGTAGACGACGGTGCCTTTGGACATGCGTTATGCTTTCAG ATTACATACCACAGTCGCACAAAGAAAGACAATTCCAACATGCGAACTCTTTACCTTTCTGCTTACGAAGTGGAGGAATTTGAATCTTGGTTGTCTTCTTTGAGACTAG CTTGCAGGGATAACCCGGTCAGCCTGGCCCAGTACCACTCTGGCCGATATACGGGCAAGTCGTGGACTTGTTGTAAAGGAGCAATGTTCCGTGATTCACCAGGGTGCAAATCATGTACAATATATG GTATTCCAGACATTAAAAGGCAAAAG TTGTCACCAGCTATCACCTTTAGTGGTTTTGGTGTGGTGGCCCTAGAATCACATTACTCAGACATGCCAGGAAATCTTCCATTTAGCAAG GATGCACATTTGACCGTTTCGGATGCTTCTGGAGTTGTAGAATGGAAAGCATTCTCGACAACATC GACCAGCGAATACGGATACCTTCCAAGAGAGCTAGTCGCGCTTAACAGTCTGGAAGAAGAGCC gTGGTTTTTCGGAGAGATACCAACCGCCATTACAAAAGCTATCTTAAGAGAGCAG GTACCAGGGTGTTTTATTTTGAGAACCAGTGGACTGGGAGCAAGAACCATTCTTTCCTTTAG GACGGAGAAAACAGTAAAACACGTTGAAGTTGTCCTAGATGAAACAACTCACAAGTATCGAGTGAAAGATGAATCAGACTCAGTTTGTTACGCAAATTTTCTGCAGTTTGATAGCATACAGCAACTACTGGACCAATGCAAACAACATGCAa CTTTGGGGATTTTCCTGGAGAAGTATCCCACACTCAAGAACTCAGATG AAATCTGGAAAGTCGATTGGGCGGAGATTGAAGCAAGAGAAGAGAGGGACTCAGATCTGCCCTGG ATTGTattaaacgggaaatttcacaACAAAGAGGCTTCCATTCATATTTTGCCAGAGGGAAGTTCTGAtatcttgaaagaaaagtttagCAACCAGTCAAGATTGATGAT GACCCTGAACCACGAAAACATTGTTAGACTACACGGAGTTGGACTGAAAGGACCTCGCAACTTCATAGTTCACGAAAATTTGTGCAATG GTGATCTATTGGAATACCTAAGGAGCAAcgcatctcttctctcgtcTCAACATTCTGAGTTGAGAAATATCTTGAATCACGTAATCAACGGGATGGTCTACCTACATGAGAATTCCGTAGAACACGGAGAATTG GTGCCGCAGAATTGCCTTGTCGGCGAGAGGGAACAAATCAAGATTTCAGGTTTTCATTGTGCAAG ATCTCCTTGGTGCAAACAACCGCTTTCTGACGAGGGTTACAAGAACAAAGTGCCTATTCCAGCACCAGAGTTATCTGAGTCTTGGTTATGGTCTGACGTTTGGGCTTTTG GCTTGTTTACTTTCACTGTTGTCACCTTGGGAGAACAGCCAATCGCATCATTACACGAG GTTTCAAGTTTCACTCAATCCAATGAAGCAATGGATGACCTAGGCCGTCTAGTGGAAAAGATAaagttttgtttacaaaag GATCCAAATGCCCGTCCTACCTTTCAAGAACTTCGTGATCAAGTCTCAAATGCTTCATCCACTCAAAGTTGTTCTTCTCATTCCTTAGAAG atgcGCTGCACGTCCAACTCATCCCTGAGGAAACGGTCACAGTTCCACTGAACAAACCCTCAATGAATGGGGACGAAGAGCCGGAAGTATTCTTCTTCGAGGACGAAAACGCGGTTACATATTGGGACAGTGGCGAAACATTGACTTCTCAAAGTCGTGAGGATCTGAGACAACGCCTCAAGCATGCAGAGTTAGCCGCCTTGAAAGCAAATGCCTTGCAAAAACGAGCCGAGGCAGCGAAAGATTGTATCCTTAGACAAGTTCAAGAGGCAGAGGCAAAGTGTCTAAGAGAAGTCGAGATGATAACAAAGTCGTTTTTAAAGCGGCTGACTGAGGCCAATGATCGTGCAGCAGAGGCCGAGCAAGCTCGGTATTTAGCCGAAGAAGTAAAACGGCTCACTGAAGAAAAGTATACTCTGTACAAATATGAGAGCGAAAAAAATATGCACGATCTGAAGGCCATGTTTGACGATGCTCTTCTTGAAAGGGATGAGCTCATGGCAGCGTTAAAAGCCGTTGGTAAGGATTTTGATTCTGGCGAAATGGCCTCCCCAAAACGCAGGGACTCCATTCGCCATCTTGAGGGTAAATATCAGCGATACATCTCCACGAGTGATCGAACAATACAGAGCTTGAAAACACAACTAAGTGGGGTCGTCAAACATCGAGATCAACTTGCCTCTGACCGTGAAGCGATTAGAAACGAGATGAGAGATACTAGAGAGGCCCTGGAACAGGCGGTGAAGGAAAAGGAGGAGTTCCAGTTCAGGTTGGAAGAGGCGCAGTTTGAAACCGAACGCCTAGAAGAAATGATTTCCACTATGACACAAAAGCGGCAGCAGGCTGAGCGTGAAAGGGATGAGCTTCAAATGCTGACTGACATGTCTTTGATGAAGCTCAGACAAGCTGAATCCGTGCAACCAAAGAAGAGAGCATCTGTAGTTTCCATGCCACCAAGGATGAACGAGCGAGCAAAGGAAACACAGAGGGAACCAAGCCTGAGGAGGCTTTCCCAACACCTGCTGCATATGATTACTCCATCTGGAGTCGAAAAGTCATTAAACTCGGGGGAGATTGAAATGAATGTTGTCCTAGAGGATAGTATTCTGGAAGACCAAATTTCTTCCCAAAGAATGGAAAAGTTCGACTTGGAAGAGCCACACAAAGAACCAGAACAAACGACATCTGGTGAGGAGGTGGTAATGCCAGTGTTGGAGAAAAGCAAAGCCGAACTTCAACAAAGAAATTTGGAAGAAGCAATTGATTTGTCCTCGCGCCATGACCACATCCATGAAACCAAAGTACCTGAACAAGAGCTCAAAGAGAATCACGGGAAAAGCCAGAAGAGTGCATCTAAGAAAACTAGTCTCGAGTACTCTGACATTCACGAAAAACACATCGTTCGCATTTCAGCTGATCAGTCCAAAGAAGGGTCGCAGGCCTTCCTAATACCAACGCTACACATCGAAGAAGCAGACAACGAAAGAGAGACGACCGATCATACCCATATTCCAGGaattgaaatatcacaagtcgATGGAGATGAAGCATTCAAACCACTGGAAGAAGGCGAAACTTACCCTTACGATTACCACCAGACCGAGTCACCAATGTTCATTATAGAAGGAGAGGATGGAAATGAAAGAATTCTCTACAGCATTGACGATATTTCAGAGTTGTTTGAGGGAATTCCCCAAACAACCCTGTAA